The following are encoded together in the Argopecten irradians isolate NY chromosome 5, Ai_NY, whole genome shotgun sequence genome:
- the LOC138324001 gene encoding uncharacterized protein isoform X1 has product MANRLVAFRGTDEEACLKQSLKRPISADHSSPAGFFNLIIKWSNALLGTAFNDAWVSLKLTEDRLRRNYNEYGKAECGLVKFNSLLNVSILETFIRFGVDNIEKIDLDGRHAFLCILEFLRERRNHENAIKTISGKESDKSQVITVLANHLFSQLVPGKVYEVDDKIGPGPIMCGCGCKAEICKGNTALGSCGTWHGRVDIYLNSKIPVVVQTQYMTSQDVEEDDSGDDEHNDEHIMKQRRKENENFDENEEDPILKNGESCDYSAEVKYEYDRNEDTVLMCQTGLQRVLVQAITNGFAQVNRNEISLSQFFIPTFGATSNHVTICLYEPENDILLHIEKQLKLWMDSPNGTSELKVDTIVIIWLFLNFTIFTPNCLHSLMEFKTSGMHKDLGQNLDLYKTTTTKVDYEIPLIPVFDDVDPAVLS; this is encoded by the exons ATGGCAAATAGACTTGTTGCTTTTAGAGGAACCGACGAGGAAGCATGCTTAAAGCAAAGCTTAAAACGACCAATCTCGGCAGATCATTCTTCACCAGCTGGATTTTTCAACTTAATTATTAAATGGAGCAACGCTTTACTAGGAACAGCTTTCAACGATGCTTGGGTTTCGCTAAAGTTGACCGAAGACCGACTTCGTAGAAATTACAACGAGTATGGGAAGGCAGAGTGTGGACTAGTCAAATTTAATTCTCTTTTAAATGTGTCCATTCTTGAAACTTTTATTAGATTTGGAGTTGACAACATTGAGAAAATCGACCTGGACGGGCGACACGCTTTCTTATGTATTTTGGAATTCTTACGTG AGCGAAGAAACCACgaaaatgcaataaaaacaatttcGGGAAAAGAAAGTGACAAGAGCCAGGTTATAACTGTGCTAGCTAACCACTTGTTTTCACAATTAGTACCAGGCAAAGTGTATGAGGTAGATGATAAAATAGGACCCGGTCCAATAATGTGCGGCTGTGGATGCAAAGCTGAAATTTGTAAGGGAAATACAGCACTAG gGTCCTGTGGAACATGGCACGGTCGAGTAGATATTTACCTGAACTCAAAAATTCCTGTGGTGGTTCAGACACAATACATGACCAGCCAAGATGTAGAGGAGGATGATTCTGGCGACGATGAACATAATGATGaacatataatgaaacaaagacGAAAGGAAAACGAGAACTTTGATGAAAATGAGGAGGATCCGATACTAAAAAATGGAGAAAGCTGTGATTATTCAGCTGAGGTGAAATATGAATATGACAGAAATGAAGACACAGTTTTGATGTGTCAAACAGGCTTACAACGAGTCTTGGTTCAAGCTATAACAAACGGATTCGCTCAGGTGAACAGGAATGAAATCTCGCTATCACAGTTCTTCATTCCAACATTTGGAGCTACCTCAAATCATGTAACCATCTGTCTTTATGAGCCAGAGAATGATATCCTTTTACACATTGAGAAACAACTGAAGTTATGGATGGATTCCCCGAATGGAACGTCAGAATTAAAGGttgataccattgtaattattTGGCTTTTCTTGAATTTTACTATTTTCACCCCTAACTGTCTCCATTCCCTCATGGAATTTAAAACGTCAGGCATGCACAAAGACTTGGGACAAAACCTGGACTTGTACAAAACCACAACAACAAAAGTAGATTATGAAATACCATTGATACCTGTTTTTGATGATGTTGATCCCGCAGTGTTGTCATAA
- the LOC138324001 gene encoding uncharacterized protein isoform X2 produces MANRLVAFRGTDEEACLKQSLKRPISADHSSPAGFFNLIIKWSNALLGTAFNDAWVSLKLTEDRLRRNYNEYGKAECGLVKFNSLLNVSILETFIRFGVDNIEKIDLDGRHAFLCILEFLRVPGKVYEVDDKIGPGPIMCGCGCKAEICKGNTALGSCGTWHGRVDIYLNSKIPVVVQTQYMTSQDVEEDDSGDDEHNDEHIMKQRRKENENFDENEEDPILKNGESCDYSAEVKYEYDRNEDTVLMCQTGLQRVLVQAITNGFAQVNRNEISLSQFFIPTFGATSNHVTICLYEPENDILLHIEKQLKLWMDSPNGTSELKVDTIVIIWLFLNFTIFTPNCLHSLMEFKTSGMHKDLGQNLDLYKTTTTKVDYEIPLIPVFDDVDPAVLS; encoded by the exons ATGGCAAATAGACTTGTTGCTTTTAGAGGAACCGACGAGGAAGCATGCTTAAAGCAAAGCTTAAAACGACCAATCTCGGCAGATCATTCTTCACCAGCTGGATTTTTCAACTTAATTATTAAATGGAGCAACGCTTTACTAGGAACAGCTTTCAACGATGCTTGGGTTTCGCTAAAGTTGACCGAAGACCGACTTCGTAGAAATTACAACGAGTATGGGAAGGCAGAGTGTGGACTAGTCAAATTTAATTCTCTTTTAAATGTGTCCATTCTTGAAACTTTTATTAGATTTGGAGTTGACAACATTGAGAAAATCGACCTGGACGGGCGACACGCTTTCTTATGTATTTTGGAATTCTTACGTG TACCAGGCAAAGTGTATGAGGTAGATGATAAAATAGGACCCGGTCCAATAATGTGCGGCTGTGGATGCAAAGCTGAAATTTGTAAGGGAAATACAGCACTAG gGTCCTGTGGAACATGGCACGGTCGAGTAGATATTTACCTGAACTCAAAAATTCCTGTGGTGGTTCAGACACAATACATGACCAGCCAAGATGTAGAGGAGGATGATTCTGGCGACGATGAACATAATGATGaacatataatgaaacaaagacGAAAGGAAAACGAGAACTTTGATGAAAATGAGGAGGATCCGATACTAAAAAATGGAGAAAGCTGTGATTATTCAGCTGAGGTGAAATATGAATATGACAGAAATGAAGACACAGTTTTGATGTGTCAAACAGGCTTACAACGAGTCTTGGTTCAAGCTATAACAAACGGATTCGCTCAGGTGAACAGGAATGAAATCTCGCTATCACAGTTCTTCATTCCAACATTTGGAGCTACCTCAAATCATGTAACCATCTGTCTTTATGAGCCAGAGAATGATATCCTTTTACACATTGAGAAACAACTGAAGTTATGGATGGATTCCCCGAATGGAACGTCAGAATTAAAGGttgataccattgtaattattTGGCTTTTCTTGAATTTTACTATTTTCACCCCTAACTGTCTCCATTCCCTCATGGAATTTAAAACGTCAGGCATGCACAAAGACTTGGGACAAAACCTGGACTTGTACAAAACCACAACAACAAAAGTAGATTATGAAATACCATTGATACCTGTTTTTGATGATGTTGATCCCGCAGTGTTGTCATAA